The Coturnix japonica isolate 7356 chromosome 6, Coturnix japonica 2.1, whole genome shotgun sequence genomic sequence TCACTGTGTAGTGACCACACGGTCTAATGCTTTGCATCTGAGTAGCTGCAGATTTCTCCTTGCTAAGAGGGCAGTTTACACTGTTACCAAAATCTTGTTCCCGGGTTTTGGCTGATCTGGAGCCTTGTAGGCCCTGCAGGAAGAAAGCCGTGTTTCAGCTGAACTCAGCACTCAGTTCAGCGGGATAAACCACATGTGGTAGGAACTCAGGGCTACTCTTTCCTGCTAATCAGTGTTGCTGCTAGATGCCTGATGGGTAAGATTCTGTATAGAGGTCTCTGCTATTCATTAGCTTTTTTAAGCAGAGAAGCCTAGAATGCAAGTGCCTGCAAACTGAGTCTGATTTGACTGGTACCTGTTGTGAGAATTGGCTGAGTGAGATTATGTAAGAAatactaataattaaaaaaaaggaaggatggaGATTGAGAAgcaattcagaagaaaatcttcccTCCATTCTCAACTAATAAAAATGGCTTCAGCAGTGATTGATGTTGAAGAGCTGGAAATCACTTTTCACTTTTGAAAGTAACTGGTTCTAAATGGAAAACCTGGCAAAAACGTAGGAAGCATTTATGAGAAAGTTGTTTGTTTGCCCTGGCAAAGAAGCAAACAGGATGTATTCAGCTGCTGTCTTCTCTTTGCAGCTTGGTGGCAATTCCTGTATATGTGAAGCATTTGATCAGTTTTAAGGAGAACAGTTCTTCGGGCAGATTTGATGTTACCATTGGACCAAAACAGAACATGGGGAAAACGGTAGAGGGGGTTGTCATGACAGTCCACATGCCAAAAGCTGTACTTAATATGAACCTCACTGCGACACAAGGCAGCTACACATTTGATCCAGTTACTAAGGTAAGTCTTAAGGTTTTACTTACACATTTATCTTATTAGTCATAAGAGCAAGTCCCGCCTAATGCATAATGCTGGAACATTGTTCCACACATGGCAAAAACTTTCCTTCCAACACATTTAGTAATTCAGATCTCCTTAAAATTCCCTTTTTCAGACTTAGAGATGTACCAGTTGTGATTTCTGGTTATATCTCTCTCTCCTTtgcctccccttcccttcctctcttttgCCCTTCACTTTCAGTTTccttaatctttttctttcttacctgcAACAGCATATTGCTGCTGGTTTCAGATATGGTGCATTCTCCAGTCTGTGCCCTTTACAACACAGCTGGCTGGAGTAGAGGCAGCAGATTTGGAAACAAGGAGTCAGAAAAACAGGTGGCaagagatcagaaaaaaaaaaaaatcttcccaaAGATCTGCTTTTTTAAGacaacaggaaggaaagaaaaggaccTGAAACACCATTTGGTTTGTCTTGCCTCCCTGTTGGGGTAAGACTTCCATTTCTTAACTCTCCTGAggctttctctctttcctgaCAGGTGTTAACATGGGATGTTGGCAAAATTACCCCTCAAAAGCTGCCAAATCTGAAGGGCATAGTGAACCTGCAGTCTGGAGCCCCTAAGCCTGAAGAGAATCCAAGTTTAAACATCCAGTTTAAGATACAGCAGCTTGCAATTTCAGGTGAGTAGATGGGTGCTACAGGAAACTGATACTGATGGATAATTAGCAGCAGAATATGGAGTAGGAAACTTAACTGTTTAGCTGGAGGTGATGATGAGCCTTGCTTACAGATTCTCTTACTGGAATAGTGATTTGTTGGCTTTGCTCAAGCAGAACTCCGACATACACAGGGATATAGATTTTTCGTTGCTGACTTGTGTTAAAAGCAAATTTCTCCTTTTAGTGAAGGGACAATGACTGAGCGTGCTGACCTTGACTTGCACCACTAAAGCCTTCTAGTCAAACAGCTCCCATCGATTTCTAATAAATCACACCCTCCTTTTGCCTTCTGGAGctggttatttttttgtctcCAAAACAATTTGTGActaaaatcagaacaaaatctATATGGTGAAGGCAAAAGTACATTTAAATCAACCACTGGCTCATTCTCCAACGCTTAAATCAAGCAAGTTGCCCAGCTGTCGAATGCTTCTGTGAGCAAGCATTGCAGGATTAGGACCTCACAGAGCAGTTGATTGGAAGGATGACTGAGGCCAGCAGGCAAGAAGTGTTGGTAGCACCAGTATGCAGGTAGGTTGTCAGGCTGTGGTTCTTTTGTTTCCTAGAGTCTTGGAGTTAATAAGGATTAGTCCCTGTGTAAGAACAGTatcctttgctctgctcttaaGTTCACAATCCCCTGGcttaaaagcagcaaagcagtggCTGGATGCCCAAGGCAGTAGGTGTGTGGGAAAGTAGGAGCCACACTGAAACTACTAGCTGGTAGGTAACAAGTAGCTACTGCTGTTCCTTAATTagtcaaagaaaacactgaagttgtTATAATGAAGAGTGAAAACAATTCTCAAACTTGTCCTTTGCTTCATTAACGTTATTAGGAACAAGAGTTCAGGGCACACACGCACTGGAAGGTACAATTGTGTTCAGTAGCTTCTAGGGAGGTGTTGGCTCACTGAGTACAGAAGAGAGTCCTGACCCTCTCAGGGAAGCCCTGCCTAGGCAACAAGAGTGGTACCATCTGCTGTCTCAAACGGCTTGAACTTGTGAAATGGGTAGGAAGAGAACTCGTTTCCCCACATATCCTGATGCACCTCAGCAGTCCCGTCTCTTTGCCTTtctggtattttgttttcacactcttttgtttttgtctttcaccAGGGCTGAAAGTGAATCGCCTGGACATGTATGGAGAAAAATACAAGCCTTTTAAAGGTGTCAAATACatcacaaaagcaggaaaatttcAAGTCAGGACATGAGAAGATGGTCAACTTCTAAGAGGAAACTCCCCTTTAAAAACGTTCCAAATGACCTGCTTAGTGACTTCTGTTGCTATTAGGTGCCAATTAATTAATAGATACTGATTAGTTTGGGATCAAAGCAATCGTGCACAGCAGCTCTTAAAATGAAAGCGTAGCTTAGTTTTTCCTATTATGGCTTTAAAATGAGGTACCTTTTTTCTAATACaccttcacttttttttaacTGACTTGTCGTGCTGGTGAATTGTTTGGTACAGGTGAGCCACAAAACGTCTCAAACACTACACTGCCAAATACCAAAGCCCAGAGGCCAAGCACATTATGAAGGCCAGACAGGCCATTGGGGAAGTGGTGTGGTGGCACATTCTGCTGCTGTAGCTGCCTGCAGAGAAAGCTGGGCCTTTCTCACAGCCAGCTGCCGGTTGGCATTCCACAATGCATCGTGCAGTCCCTtcagacacagagcagcaatgcAAGGGGCAGGGCAGAGCAAATGTCACTCCTAAGAAAGAGCTTCTAATgaagacaaaatgttttctttgctgtttacAAGAAATCGCCTTTCTTAAGAAGCGTTTGCCTTAATCAGCTTTCATTTGTGCCATCTGCAGATGAGCTGATAAAAACAACATTCTGCATTAAATGGGGGAGGTGATTGTTGCTTCGGTGATCcactttctttccatttcatctcaccactctcattttttttaagaatacaGTTGCAGAGAGTAAGATCTATTTTTTATGTGAAACCTTTGCTTTGGTTGTGATGTTCCACTTTGTTTCGAGTGGATGCCACCGGATTTGTGCCGCGTGTGTATTGGAGTGTAGCTTTTTAGATAGCACAATAGAAGCGTCAAGTATATTTAATGGTTGTGTGCTTTAATGTTGTGAAATAAAGGGAACTCTGCTGCAAATACATTTTGTCTTGTGAAGCGATCACTAACACTCAGCCTCCTAACCTACCTTCAGCTGGTAGATCACCTGCCAGTTGGCCATCAGGCCTACAGTTCTGCTCCATGTTACAGGAACTGATGTCCTCAAATTAATGTTACTGAAAAATCTTGTCTGCAGATCTGCTATGTCCCGAGGCAGAGTAGTACAGCTGCTCTCTATTACCGGTGCAACAGCAGCAAGGTCTTTCAGAAGAGACACTGTAACTGATGGAGATACAAACAACACATCAAAACCAGCTCCCTCCAGCACCACCACTTACCTTCTGTAAGGACGCAGCACTCCTGTCTCTGTGAGCCCTGTGTgctccacagcacagcaccagaaGGCTCTGTTAGCAGAGGGCCCTGAGCACCAAGATGGTGCTCCTCAGAGATGTGGTTTTCATTGTGCTGGCTCCCTCCAAACACAGGAAAGTCAACTCACAGCTTAATAGAAGGTCATTGAGGAGCACACAGTGCCAGCTcttgctctgcccttctgcagcCATCCAGCTCTGGGAGTGCTGCCAAAGGTGACCATCTCACAGGTTCTCATTGTTCATCAGCCACAGACAGAGCTCTGCTAACAGAGTTCTAATCTGTCTCATCTATGGTCACGAAGTCCTGGCTGCCttctggcactgctgggctctgctcagtCTCACAGTGCCAAGAAACGTTGGTTCTGAAGTCATTATCTGTGTCTCCTGGGAGGAATTTTGACACAGAAGCACGGAAGGTGGTAAGAAGTTCTGTGCCAGAAATAGGGCTGTAATTCCATACCATTGCCTTTGCACTCCATTTTTACTTTGCCAAGTAGAATTCAGGCTGGACGAAGTGCTGGCCAGAGCTGCAGTTCTTTCTGTACTGACAGCATCAGGCAAATGCAGCAGCCAATGTTGGGAGCCTCAGACAGCACGACTGGGACAGGCGGCCTCAGAGCAGCCCCTGGAACAACTCCCGCTCCCTCCCACTGGgccacagctcctgctcagctctttcagctgcagctccactgTTAATCCAGACAAACACAACTGGTTTCAATCCTGTTTCAGAAACTGCACCATTTCAGCTCAGAAGACCAATATTGTGCcatattatttctgctgctgtaccCGTTTGCTCCTTTTGCCACTACAATACCAGCACTGTTCCATTACCATTGATACCCACAGGCTGATGTTtgtacaaatgcatttttattgttttaacgGAACCAAAGAATAAGGTTGGAAACGTTAGACTATACATAAATGCATTCTGGTTCATAAACAACGTTTTATAGTGGTAAAACATCTCTAAGTGACATTCATGGTCTTTTTCCAattttttgctgcattttaggTCTGAGGACCGATAGTGTTCAAACCAAACCCCAGTCATTGCATGAGGTGAATGAGCATCTCAGCTTCCACAGAACAAGGCCAGGACCTACAGCAAACATTCTGCAGCCATCATCTGTAACTCTCCCGCAACCGTCACTCAATAAACAAAAAGTGATCTTTGGCATAAACAATTACGTATTAAAGGCATTAATAATATTGCATTAATAGCAGTCAAGCAACTAAACActgatgctaaaaaaaaacaaaacctcttaGAGAAGCTTGAATGGGAGTAGAGGGGTGGGAGCGTGAGGAGTACTGAAACGCAGGAAGACTAGTTAGAAAATCCCTTTAAAATTACCCCTACCTATTCAGTGTTATTTACTATTAAATAGAAATTACTACATTACAATTACATTAAAGATCCGGTATAAACCGACCAAATGCAAGACATTCAGGTTAAGGCTCTGGCACCTCTTCCTTACTCTTCCTGTTCCAGGTAATGACAGGAGGAGAATACCAAGGAAAGACCCCAAGTACCAGGTGTGTCATAATACCCAGACACCACGAGCAGACTGAAGACCAGCACATGCTTTCTCTCGCTAAGGTCAGTTTGAGGCAGATGCATTAGAATCACTTTAACTTCCCTTTTTAGATAACAGTGCagtggaggggtggggggagcaaGTCCAAGTGTTGAGTGTTACAGACCAAAGAGCAGCTGactgttctctctctcttcctttaagCTGTGAAACATCTGCTCAGTCTGACAAGGCCACTTCAGTAAAGGTTGTGCAACAATTGCCAGCAAATAAAAAGTGAACAGGGTCTCAGGAGGTCCGTGCTGATTCGGGCAGCAGTTTGCAAGTGCTCCTTGCAAAAGTACAGCGACCCATTCTAAAGCAGTAATTCCAAATGTCAAAAGAGACTATGGAGCAGTAAACAAAAAGTACATATAGAAAGGCATGTTAGATTACATaaggataaaaatatttgaagccTATTTTATCCAGAGCGCATTTTGTCTACAGAAGATTAAGTAACAGACGGCTCAATTTACTAAGACTTTAAAAAACTTTCAAACTTCCTAACTCCAACTATGATAAAACCAATACAAATATCTGGGGACACTGAGCATTAGGAACCGCTGCTCGCTGGCAGCCATTGAGCTACCTGAGGAGCTTCCCACCTCTGTGGTACTTGGGCTTCAGAAAGCTTCAGCAATGCTATTGCACTGTTGGAAGCAAGAGCAGTGAGTCAAAACATCTTCTGAGTGTAACATCCTTCATCTTTTAATTTCCACCTTGAGTGGCTTGAATAACATGAGAtgcaaagaagagaagaaaataatgacaacGCGTGCCTTGTGCtcactttgctttccaaaagGAAGGAGCCAGCGTGTGATGCTTTCTGGTTCTGGACACGATTAGATTCAAAGAACCAGGATCTTTCAGTTCAATACATCACTCAATTGAGCAAGCAGGAGAGTTGCACAATTTAAGGCCTCTATCTGACAACAGTGCGCCACTGACATTCACCAGAAGCATCTCGGTACAGTACAAAAGTTCTGAAATGCTGCCTACGGGGTGACAGGAGGGTGACAGACAGCTCCAGTTTTTATTCAAGTACTTTTTCACCAAGcagaagaacattaaaaaatgacGTATCAGTTCAGCAATGGgattttaatcttcattttgcACCTACTTGCCCCCTCCCATcccttttgttctttcctttttaataatcCAAACCTTCTACCACTTCCGAaccatttaaagaaacaattaaaagcCTGCTGAAAAGGTTTCCCTAAATCGCTGCCAACTAACACTGTTAGCGTCCTGGACTCTCAACACAAGCTTTAAGTGAGGTCTACATATTATGCCATCGTATGGAAACTACTGGAATATGCAGTGCATAAATGAAATGTGCTTCTGGGATTACAGACTTCAAGAAAATCttcaaaagattaaaaaaaaaaagataagaactGTCTATTATTGGCAAGAATTTTGAGGTGTTTGATACCAAACAAGTTctaaagtaattttaaatgcattctcTTATAATTCATACCCTTAGAATGGGGTATTAGCATAAGCTAATTTTAAGCTTATGTATACAGCACCTTCTGCTGTTAATAAatctcttccatttccaaaaaaaaggcattttatctTACAGAAGACAACGTGGCTTATGTGGTGTTTACTGATACCATGGGGTCTTTCTGACCCAGCGCAGAGTGAATCCAGCATCTGTTCGTATCTTAATGGACGCTGCTTCAGCTTCTCTCACAGTTTCCTTTACAGACTGCATGAGGTTCTGGGCATTGTGAACCAACATCTCAgttgcctggaaaaaaaaaaacaaacccataaACATTATTAGGAAATAGCACATTCATAACAGTGGGATGGAAACCCAGCGTGCACAGTCATTCCTCCAGCACAGCGCTTTTAAAGCAGTCTACTcctgaaaagcaaattattcTGCTACTCAAGTGATAGTTGATTCCCATCACTACTTTCCCGCTTGTCACTAAGCACTGAAAGTCGGAATAAGAGCTCAATAATCTCTTGAAACCAAAAGCTGCAGGATTCCAACAGAAAAACGAGCATTTGGGAAGCCGGCAGAACTGTGAAATAGTCGAGATGTCAGGACAGAAGTATTTTCACTACAATCCGCTGGGGGGCGTCATTACTCCGCCGGCAATAAAACCTGCTGTCATTTCAGCTGAAAGTTCTTTGCTCACTCACTCCTAGATTGGGAAACTGCTTGTATACAAATTTGAACCAGAATAACTGCTTTGCTTGGAGAGGACTAACGTTCCTTTACCCAACTGCAGCTTTTGAAACAGCAATCAATGCGTGAGGTTTTCCTTACTAAGCACCTGAGGTAAGCGTCTGAACACCGAGTTCTCAGAACCATCTGCTTtagtgttatttctttttgttccacCTCCTGTTGATTTTTACACTTCTTACCTGTTCTGATTCTTCATCACTAATGTTGGTCCTGCCCAGCATGGTAGCTTTAACCGTGGAAAGAATTTTGAGTTGTGTGCTGATGGTCGGGATCCGCTCACAGACCTAAAGAATGGGGATAAGAAATGGCTCACATTTTAAACTCCACTGAGACACTTCTTCTCTTCAGACCAATCATTTGGTTTTCCTTTACTATTTCATAAAGAATCAGCATTTGGGAGCCCCATAACTTTCAAGACTTTCAGTCAAATACAGGTAAGGCAACTGAACACCTTGTTTTAGCTGCTCTGAGCACGTCTCTGGAGAAATGCATTCTCATTTCCTCCAGATATTCCTCAGGTGTTCTACCCAGACCTGGGAACAGACGGcatttgtctgtctgtctgagcgtgaaaaaaaaaacaactatgcAGTGttacatttctgctgcagttctttgccacagtaggaaaaagaagatgaaatgcaaagcaatgcagaagCAGGAGAGAGCAGTGCTCCTGGCACAGTACTCTTCAAAGCCTCCGACATCAGCATCTCTCACTTTCCTGTGAACTGATCTGACCCTACAAAATATGCACCACTTTGGCATCTAAAAACCACACATGGCTTGTGAAGTCCCATCAAGTTGCAAGTGAAATCCCTTGTGTTTCACTGCAACACCTCCTCTGCTCGCAGACGCTAAGAGAAGAACCAAGTATTTTTAGGTGCTTACAAGTTAACTCATTACCTGTAAGAGGTTTGTTCTAATGCGTTTATCAGTGCATTGCTTGGCCACCTCTTTGGCCAATCGAGTGACTTCATCTGACGCCTTAGCAATATCTTTTGCACACTGAATGAGGGCACGCTTGTTTCCGCTGCCTCCTCGCACCAGGCGTGACATCTCTGCCATGAGCAGCGCCATTCGTTTAGCAGCAGCAATGATGTCATTACCCtgaagagaacagcagcagtcagtGTTTGTGTCAGGAAGGCAGAAGTCGCACCTGAGCAGCCTACGTTCTGGTAGCAACCCCTTCAGAAAGTCAAGGACCGAAGAACCTTTGTGAACACAGAAGAGGTTTCTTCAAGGAACAGGGAAGATCTGCCCTTATTATCTACTTATGGTAGACTTTACTTTCTAAGACTCGGGGAAAAAAGTTTGcttcaaaactggaaaaaaaaaaaccaaacacgGTGATGAAGTGTTAGTTTGTCCATGGGAgtttctgctctgctggttATGTTTTAAGATAAAGCGTGTTATTAGCATCTGAAATTCCAGATCTCTCAATAAGGGGAGCAAGGTAGTTACTTTCTAAGTGTGCTAAGCACCTCGTTAAACCAAACAGCACCGATCTGGTTACACGGTTGAGCATCACGTTTTCACGGGCATCTGAAACTGAAGTGGTTCATGTTTATCTGTGCTGCTACCTTGCTGTATTGCTGGCAAGTGGAAGACGACCTCTAATAAAGCTTTGCCACAGGTAGCGTGGAAATGAGATGCAATATTATTCCTGGGCTTTATCAAGTTATTTCTTGAAAACAGTTATGGCTTTTTTATTAATCCTCTCCCTTCAAAATAAAGCTTCTAGGAGAGAATAACTTGTAGTTTAAAAGATAATCTGGCATTATTAAAAATCAACTTTCTTATCTTAATTATATCAAAATAAGTCACAAAAAATACTTCCAGTATTCTCAAAGTGGGAATTAAATACCAAAAATAAACCGTagcaaaaacatttctcatACACTGTTCCAGAGAGAAACctagtgcaagaaaaaaagcagtcagGAGTTATCGATTGTTAATGGTCTGTTAGTACATTTAGATTCACCTTCACGAGGAGTTGTTAGACAAACGTGTAACAGTGCCACGATGCATTCCTACTGTGTGGATGAAAGAGCAGCAGAGTGATTTTAAGTATTAGCACACACGTTCTCCAGTGCAGTTTCACAACGAAAGACCAATGAAGACCACAGCAAGAAGTACACAGTGAGAACCCAACTGTTTTCTCTGTCCTTTGCATGTACTTCCATGACTCACTACTCATTAACTGAAGAAGATATCTGAAACACGTCATTAAATGTGGCACAGGTACGGGTGACACAAAAAGCTGAACTGTTCATTACCGTGACCTAATATCTAATCTGTTTGCTAGTATAACCAGTTAGGATGCAAGCGACACAACACAAAGCTTTTCCATGTTTTCACGCAGGAGGATCAAGAAATTAGGACCAGTGTCATTTACGAAGCCCTCTAACAAGTTATCCAAGCATCAGAATCTGAAAGGACAAGAACATTTTAAAGccctttttattaaaaatagttttgtatatctatacatacacatacacacacacacacccctaaCCTTTGTTACGGAACACCAACCTTTCTTTTTGTGGCATGCTATAAAAAGTGACAAGTCTTGCAACCATTTGTGCTCAGACAGAAGAAACAGGCTACTTGTGAAT encodes the following:
- the AP3M1 gene encoding AP-3 complex subunit mu-1 — protein: MNLEGSSNVGDTLPTGQLSNIPWRRAGVKYTNNEAYFDVIEEIDAIIDKSGSTVFAEIQGVIDSCIKLSGMPDLSLSFMNPRLLDDVSFHPCIRFKRWESERVLSFIPPDGNFRLISYRVSSQNLVAIPVYVKHLISFKENSSSGRFDVTIGPKQNMGKTVEGVVMTVHMPKAVLNMNLTATQGSYTFDPVTKVLTWDVGKITPQKLPNLKGIVNLQSGAPKPEENPSLNIQFKIQQLAISGLKVNRLDMYGEKYKPFKGVKYITKAGKFQVRT